In Oncorhynchus kisutch isolate 150728-3 linkage group LG7, Okis_V2, whole genome shotgun sequence, one DNA window encodes the following:
- the LOC109894307 gene encoding cyclin-K isoform X1, whose product MKEYRENSIPGNPAASLDHIKPCWYWDKKDLAHTPSQSEGLDPATEARYRREGARFIFDVGTRLGLHYDTLATGIIYFHRFYMFHSFKQFPRYVTGGCCLFLAGKVEETPKKCKDIIKTARSLLNDIQFAQFGDDPKEEVMVLERILLQTIKFDLQVEHPYQFLLRYAKQLKDLKYFRSVSGDKNKVQKLVQMAWTFVNDSLCTMLSLQWEPEIIAVAVMYLAGRLCKFDIQEWTSKQSSRRWWEQFVQDVPVELLEDICHQILDLYSQGKQQMPQTPSDKTPPIPVPTPTPQQLQALSQPPLPSPPVAPPLSKKVSPQTSPPRQLKRAHVSSPKEESQAPEPVGSKIPRLEPPMPPLPTSQPPSDRKPPASHPSAPLPGETDPTGAGGPAEPPKGPPPPPHSASLHQPPPLPHRPPPPPPSSYIMGIPTSSSYMSGEGFQSLQSMMKTEGPSYSTIPPSYGPPLAYHSHVYPPNAPPPGPPLSASYPPPNLPPPSPAYPPPGYNHSYPPPPPHCMPPGHGEYPPVMGIPPSNYPPPPGGQGQVPPPLPPGMPPISGMSQGAWMR is encoded by the exons ATGAAAGAATACAGGGAGAATTCGATCCCTGGAAATCCAGCTGCAAGTCTGGACCACATCAAGCCATGTTGGTACTGGGACAAGAAGGACCTGGCTCACACACCCTCCCAGTCCGAGGGCCTGGACCCGGCCACCGAGGCCCGGTACCGAAGAGAGGGGGCTCGATTCATCTTCGACGTGGGCACGCGCCTGGGACT ACACTATGACACGTTGGCTACAGGGATCATATACTTCCATCGCTTCTACATGTTTCATTCCTTCAAGCAGTTCCCCAGATAT GTGACTGGGGGTTGCTGTCTATTCCTGGCCGGTAAAGTGGAAGAGACCCCAAAGAAATGTAAAGACATTATCAAGACGGCTCGCAGCCTGCTGAATGACATACAGTTCGCCCAGTTTGGAGATGACCCAAAG GAGGAGGTGATGGTGCTGGAGAGGATCCTGCTGCAGACCATTAAATTCGACCTGCAGGTGGAGCACCCATACCAGTTCCTGCTCCGCTATGCCAAGCAGCTCAAAG ATCTGAAGTATTTCCGATCTGTTTCAGGTGATAAGAACAAagtccagaagctagttcagatgGCCTGGACCTTTGTGAATGACAG ctTGTGCACCATGCTGTCCCTACAGTGGGAACCAGAGATCATAGCTGTAGCAGTCATGTACCTGGCCGGCCGGCTGTGTAAGTTTGACATCCAGGAGTGGACGTCCAAGCAGTCTTCACGGCGATGGTGGGAACAGTTTGTCCAGGATGTCCCAGTGGAGCTGCTGGAAG ACATCTGCCACCAGATCCTAGACCTGTACTCCCAGGGCAAGCAGCAGATGCCCCAGACCCCCAGCGATAAGACCCCGCCTATCCCCGTCCCCACCCCTACCCCTCAGCAGCTGCAGGCCCTCTCCCAGCCCCCGCTCCCCAGCCCCCCTGTCGCGCCACCACTCAGCAAGAAGGTCTCGCCCCAGACCAGCCCTCCTCGCCAGCTCAAACGAGCCCAC GTATCGTCTCCTAAAGAAGAAAGCCAGGCACCTG agCCAGTGGGCTCTAAGATCCCCAGGCTGGAGCCTCCCATGCCCCCTCTACCCACATCACAACCCCCCTCAG ACCGCAAGCCTCCAGCCTCCCACCCCTCCGCCCCTCTCCCAGGAGAGACAGACCCAACTGGGGCAGGAGGCCCAGCGGAGCCTCCTAAAGGACCTCCACCTCCCCCCCACTCAGCCTCCCTCCACCAGCCTCCCCCGCTTCCCCACCGCCCCCCTCCACCGCCCCCGTCCAGCTACATCATGGGCATCCCCACCTCCAGCTCCTACATGTCAGGAGAGGGTTTCCAGAGCCTCCAGTCGATGATGAAGACAGAGGGGCCGTCCTACAGCACCATCCCCCCATCCTATGGCCCTCCCCTGGCCTACCACAGCCACGTCTACCCCCCTAACGCCCCGCCGCCTGGTCCTCCACTTTCCGCCTCCTACCCTCCACCCAACCTCCCTCCACCTTCCCCCGCCTACCCCCCGCcggggtacaaccacagctaccctCCCCCGCCCCCTCATTGCATGCCCCCCGGACACGGGGAATACCCGCCTGTGATGGGCATCCCTCCCAGCAACTATCCCCCACCCCCTGGAGGACAGGGCCAGGTACCCCCTCCGCTGCCCCCTGGCATGCCCCCCATCAGTGGCATGAGTCAGGGGGCGTGGATGAGGTGA
- the LOC109894307 gene encoding cyclin-K isoform X2, with the protein MKEYRENSIPGNPAASLDHIKPCWYWDKKDLAHTPSQSEGLDPATEARYRREGARFIFDVGTRLGLHYDTLATGIIYFHRFYMFHSFKQFPRYVTGGCCLFLAGKVEETPKKCKDIIKTARSLLNDIQFAQFGDDPKEEVMVLERILLQTIKFDLQVEHPYQFLLRYAKQLKGDKNKVQKLVQMAWTFVNDSLCTMLSLQWEPEIIAVAVMYLAGRLCKFDIQEWTSKQSSRRWWEQFVQDVPVELLEDICHQILDLYSQGKQQMPQTPSDKTPPIPVPTPTPQQLQALSQPPLPSPPVAPPLSKKVSPQTSPPRQLKRAHVSSPKEESQAPEPVGSKIPRLEPPMPPLPTSQPPSDRKPPASHPSAPLPGETDPTGAGGPAEPPKGPPPPPHSASLHQPPPLPHRPPPPPPSSYIMGIPTSSSYMSGEGFQSLQSMMKTEGPSYSTIPPSYGPPLAYHSHVYPPNAPPPGPPLSASYPPPNLPPPSPAYPPPGYNHSYPPPPPHCMPPGHGEYPPVMGIPPSNYPPPPGGQGQVPPPLPPGMPPISGMSQGAWMR; encoded by the exons ATGAAAGAATACAGGGAGAATTCGATCCCTGGAAATCCAGCTGCAAGTCTGGACCACATCAAGCCATGTTGGTACTGGGACAAGAAGGACCTGGCTCACACACCCTCCCAGTCCGAGGGCCTGGACCCGGCCACCGAGGCCCGGTACCGAAGAGAGGGGGCTCGATTCATCTTCGACGTGGGCACGCGCCTGGGACT ACACTATGACACGTTGGCTACAGGGATCATATACTTCCATCGCTTCTACATGTTTCATTCCTTCAAGCAGTTCCCCAGATAT GTGACTGGGGGTTGCTGTCTATTCCTGGCCGGTAAAGTGGAAGAGACCCCAAAGAAATGTAAAGACATTATCAAGACGGCTCGCAGCCTGCTGAATGACATACAGTTCGCCCAGTTTGGAGATGACCCAAAG GAGGAGGTGATGGTGCTGGAGAGGATCCTGCTGCAGACCATTAAATTCGACCTGCAGGTGGAGCACCCATACCAGTTCCTGCTCCGCTATGCCAAGCAGCTCAAAG GTGATAAGAACAAagtccagaagctagttcagatgGCCTGGACCTTTGTGAATGACAG ctTGTGCACCATGCTGTCCCTACAGTGGGAACCAGAGATCATAGCTGTAGCAGTCATGTACCTGGCCGGCCGGCTGTGTAAGTTTGACATCCAGGAGTGGACGTCCAAGCAGTCTTCACGGCGATGGTGGGAACAGTTTGTCCAGGATGTCCCAGTGGAGCTGCTGGAAG ACATCTGCCACCAGATCCTAGACCTGTACTCCCAGGGCAAGCAGCAGATGCCCCAGACCCCCAGCGATAAGACCCCGCCTATCCCCGTCCCCACCCCTACCCCTCAGCAGCTGCAGGCCCTCTCCCAGCCCCCGCTCCCCAGCCCCCCTGTCGCGCCACCACTCAGCAAGAAGGTCTCGCCCCAGACCAGCCCTCCTCGCCAGCTCAAACGAGCCCAC GTATCGTCTCCTAAAGAAGAAAGCCAGGCACCTG agCCAGTGGGCTCTAAGATCCCCAGGCTGGAGCCTCCCATGCCCCCTCTACCCACATCACAACCCCCCTCAG ACCGCAAGCCTCCAGCCTCCCACCCCTCCGCCCCTCTCCCAGGAGAGACAGACCCAACTGGGGCAGGAGGCCCAGCGGAGCCTCCTAAAGGACCTCCACCTCCCCCCCACTCAGCCTCCCTCCACCAGCCTCCCCCGCTTCCCCACCGCCCCCCTCCACCGCCCCCGTCCAGCTACATCATGGGCATCCCCACCTCCAGCTCCTACATGTCAGGAGAGGGTTTCCAGAGCCTCCAGTCGATGATGAAGACAGAGGGGCCGTCCTACAGCACCATCCCCCCATCCTATGGCCCTCCCCTGGCCTACCACAGCCACGTCTACCCCCCTAACGCCCCGCCGCCTGGTCCTCCACTTTCCGCCTCCTACCCTCCACCCAACCTCCCTCCACCTTCCCCCGCCTACCCCCCGCcggggtacaaccacagctaccctCCCCCGCCCCCTCATTGCATGCCCCCCGGACACGGGGAATACCCGCCTGTGATGGGCATCCCTCCCAGCAACTATCCCCCACCCCCTGGAGGACAGGGCCAGGTACCCCCTCCGCTGCCCCCTGGCATGCCCCCCATCAGTGGCATGAGTCAGGGGGCGTGGATGAGGTGA